One genomic segment of Flavobacteriaceae bacterium includes these proteins:
- a CDS encoding IS3 family transposase (programmed frameshift): protein MKRRKYSKEFKIKAVELSNVRGNTKQIAMELGISADLIYRWRRELEQRPDLAFSGNGVKQLTEDQKELERLRKQLKDVTMERDNLKKGREHLLQERSEVLKFIKDYSREYPVGKMCKIFKISRNSYYRSKNYVPSDRDGKNRMLLSEIHRICERSKSTYGSPRITEELKAKGFKVSRSRVARLMKKHGIKAVRKKKFVVTTDSKHQYPVADNVLDRDFKATAAAQKWVSDITYLKPAQGWLYLTVIIDLFDRKVIGWSLSNGLKARQTIIAAWRMAVNNRMPCEGMIFHSDRGVQYASHAFVNILKSYHVTPSMSRKGNCWDNAVAESFFKTIKTELMIDNKFISNKSLQIKVFEYIETWYNRYRRHSALGYKNIIEFEKLYQIKNVA, encoded by the exons ATGAAACGAAGAAAATACAGTAAAGAGTTTAAAATTAAAGCAGTAGAATTAAGCAATGTACGAGGTAACACAAAGCAGATTGCCATGGAATTGGGAATCAGTGCAGATCTTATTTACAGATGGCGTAGAGAATTAGAACAGCGTCCTGATTTAGCTTTTAGCGGTAATGGCGTCAAACAACTCACAGAAGATCAGAAAGAGTTAGAGCGATTACGTAAACAGCTCAAGGATGTTACCATGGAGCGGGATA ATCTTAAAAAAGGCCGTGAGCATCTTCTCCAAGAGCGATCGGAAGTATTGAAATTTATCAAAGATTACAGTAGAGAATATCCGGTTGGGAAGATGTGTAAAATTTTTAAAATTAGTAGAAACAGTTATTACAGGAGTAAGAATTATGTTCCATCAGATAGAGATGGAAAAAATCGTATGCTACTCTCTGAGATTCACCGTATCTGTGAGCGAAGTAAATCTACTTATGGAAGTCCTAGAATTACAGAGGAACTCAAAGCTAAAGGGTTTAAAGTATCTAGGTCTAGGGTAGCACGATTGATGAAAAAACACGGGATTAAAGCAGTTCGTAAAAAGAAATTTGTTGTCACGACAGATTCTAAGCATCAATATCCAGTAGCTGATAATGTATTGGATAGAGATTTTAAAGCTACCGCTGCTGCACAGAAATGGGTTTCTGATATTACCTATTTAAAGCCTGCACAAGGATGGCTGTACTTAACGGTAATTATTGACCTGTTTGATCGTAAAGTCATTGGTTGGTCTTTGAGCAATGGACTCAAAGCAAGACAAACTATCATTGCTGCATGGAGAATGGCTGTAAACAACAGAATGCCTTGTGAAGGTATGATTTTTCATTCTGATCGAGGTGTACAATACGCATCTCATGCGTTTGTTAATATCCTTAAAAGTTATCATGTAACACCCAGTATGAGTAGAAAAGGAAACTGTTGGGATAATGCAGTAGCTGAATCTTTTTTTAAAACAATCAAAACAGAACTAATGATAGACAATAAGTTTATATCCAACAAAAGTCTTCAAATTAAAGTCTTTGAATACATAGAAACTTGGTACAACAGATACAGAAGACATTCTGCTCTTGGTTACAAAAATATCATCGAATTTGAAAAATTATATCAAATCAAAAATGTAGCTTAA
- a CDS encoding transposase: MQVAYTKLAHWYKDVEQTAYKAFNTIANSIRLNYRSILNYFINRSTNAAAESFNAKIKAFRLQFRGVKNTEFFLYRLTTIFA, from the coding sequence ATACAAGTCGCTTATACAAAACTAGCGCATTGGTATAAAGATGTAGAACAAACAGCATACAAGGCTTTTAATACCATAGCAAACTCTATCAGGCTTAACTATAGATCAATATTGAATTACTTCATTAATAGAAGTACTAATGCAGCGGCAGAATCTTTCAATGCCAAAATCAAAGCCTTTAGATTACAATTTAGAGGGGTCAAAAACACAGAATTCTTCCTCTATAGATTAACTACAATTTTTGCATAA